Proteins encoded within one genomic window of Ptiloglossa arizonensis isolate GNS036 chromosome 3, iyPtiAriz1_principal, whole genome shotgun sequence:
- the LOC143145044 gene encoding uncharacterized protein LOC143145044 isoform X1 — MINDSKHLGSYKDKKIPGLVEFDTSRVFQELWKSRIQVPFLESSMSSASTLDLGSQKSSVVYTCFHPKFRVSIVTSSGSSVLQSTDRGSWSRPHRDRLYIFSRI, encoded by the exons ATGATCAACGATTCGAAACATTTGGGATCGTACAAGGACAAGAAAATTCCTGGACTCGTGGAATTCGATACAAGTCGAGTGTTTCAAGAACTTTGGAAATCTCGA ATCCAGGTACCATTTCTCGAATCTTCAATGTCGTCTGCATCTACTTTGGATCTGGGATCTCAAAAGTCCAGTGTTGTCTATACCTGCTTTCATCCAAAGTTTCGTGTTTCTATTGTAACGAGTTCAGGATCGTCGGTTTTGCAGTCCACGGATCGAGGAAGTTGGTCGAGGCCTCATCGAGATCGTCTGTATATATTTTCCAGAATCTAG